The Anastrepha ludens isolate Willacy chromosome X, idAnaLude1.1, whole genome shotgun sequence genome includes a window with the following:
- the LOC128870351 gene encoding uncharacterized protein LOC128870351 produces the protein MPRKIYSDNATNFLGADRRLRELRDAFEAQQTEVQKYATDEGFTFAFIPPRAPHFGGLWEAAVKSAKHLLVRAIGNALLTAEELQTLLVEVEAVLNSRPLVPLSQDPNDGEALTPAHLLVGCPLRALPPAQVSMDPMRCCDRWQLVCCLKQQFWRLGSRNYLLGLQQRSKWLHPKRNLELNDLVLVQEDNTPPQQWVLGRVAAIVTGQDGKVRVADVATKAGVIKRPVHKLAVLPSDVEGP, from the coding sequence ATGCCGCGGAAGATATACAGCGACAACGCCACCAACTTCCTCGGCGCCGATCGCAGGCTTCGCGAGCTGAGGGATGCTTTCGAGGCCCAACAAACGGAAGTGCAGAAATACGCAACGGACGAAGGATTCACCTTCGCCTTTATACCACCCAGGGCACCGCACTTCGGCGGGTTATGGGAGGCGGCAGTGAAGTCCGCCAAACACCTTCTCGTGCGCGCAATCGGCAACGCGCTGCTCACCGCCGAAGAACTGCAGACGCTGCTCGTCGAGGTCGAGGCCGTACTCAACTCGCGTCCTCTGGTACCACTGAGTCAGGACCCGAACGATGGAGAGGCCCTAACACCAGCGCACCTACTAGTTGGGTGCCCCCTTCGAGCGCTGCCACCAGCCCAAGTATCGATGGACCCAATGCGTTGCTGCGACAGATGGCAACTTGTCTGTTGTCTCAAGCAACAGTTTTGGCGACTGGGGTCCAGGAACTACCTGTTGGGTCTTCAACAGAGGAGCAAGTGGTTGCATCCGAAGCGCAACCTCGAGCTGAACGACCTCGTCCTGGTTCAGGAAGACAACACACCCCCGCAGCAATGGGTGCTCGGCCGCGTCGCCGCAATCGTAACAGGGCAAGACGGCAAGGTCCGCGTAGCAGACGTGGCAACCAAAGCGGGCGTAATTAAACGCCCCGTTCACAAGCTCGCCGTACTGCCATCAGACGTTGAAGGACCATGA
- the LOC128870352 gene encoding uncharacterized protein LOC128870352, producing the protein MSKPKTAVPSLSPSKEIMELKSLKRQRTAAKNSIVRIKTGLLDKTMSLDPIELECRLDILNSHSDKLMKCQSKIEEIDEEDIARGELEDLIVETKSVIKSILARNKSSIAEISFVAPHSSRLPKMLLPKFKGEYSEFKNFMSLFESLVHNDPTIPDIEKFNHLVNCLSGEALGAVKAFQMSDENYSKALASLKKVYDNKCLIFLDTTSKLFELPTIPKPSALSLRTMIDTVSAVYDSLLSLGDEKNITNAIIIHLVMSKVDTVTRSKWEEQLDYDKLPLWRECEAALNKRYQHLSADEASTSRLKPSSSHSIQKPHLHAGRTKAALVTSNIKQPVCPHCKSNDHSIPACPTFKILSAQQRFEFAKSVPLCINCLRKGHSVSKCKADRCRVCNRSHHTLLHQYPVSFATAPQLSTSHAMHTTSTPDRVMLATAVVNVKGSSGEYLPARALLDSGSQVNFMTEDLAQKLRIRRESTTLNIIGIGNATKKVRTKLNTFVKSRVNNYEFSAQFWIMRSISASHPDRNVNINGWKIPKNISLADPEFHKAQKVDLLLGAETFFELLAVVQIKASPNHPTLQKTLLGWVVSGKYASNQRPPPTVSSTLCHTEQDLANIDSIIQRFWAMEEIPSVSSSTKFTPEQIECEKFFVKTTKVLPSGRLQVRLPFKDDRKLLGNSYETASRRCQALERKTLKDPELRQMYLDFMNEYIELGHMSPTNNKIPSEPHYFIPHQCVLGPESTTTKLRVVFDASSRTSSQIALNEILMVGPTIQEELYSTLLRFCLHKYAFTADITKMYRQILMHEEDNNFQLVVWGSIPLSHFKSFDLTP; encoded by the coding sequence atGAGCAAGCCAAAGACAGCAGTTCCAAGTCTCTCTCCAAGTAAGGAGATTATGGAATTGAAATCACTAAAGCGCCAGCGAACTGCTGCGAAAAATAGTATAGTGCGCATAAAAACGGGTCTCCTCGATAAAACAATGTCGTTAGATCCAATTGAATTGGAGTGTCGACTGGACATTTTGAACTCTCATAGCGATAAGCTAATGAAGTGTCagtcgaaaattgaagaaatcgacGAGGAAGACATAGCCCGTGGGGAGTTAGAGGACCTAATAGTGGAAACTAAGtccgttataaaatctattctggcgagaaataaatcgtcaataGCCGAAATATCCTTTGTTGCACCTCACAGCTCGCGACTACCGAAAATGTTGCTACCTAAATTTAAAGgggaatattcagaatttaaaaattttatgagtctGTTCGAGAGTTTGGTGCACAACGATCCTACAATCCCAgacattgaaaaatttaatcactTAGTTAACTGTCTGTCTGGTGAAGCTTTGGGAGCGGTAAAGGCCTTCCAAATGTCGGACGAAAATTATTCGAAGGCGTTGGCTAGTCTCAAAAAAGTTTACGACAAtaaatgcttaatatttttgGACACAActtccaaactttttgaactgCCAACTATCCCAAAGCCATCTGCGCTTTCATTGCGCACAATGATTGATACAGTGTCGGCTGTTTACGACTCGTTGCTGTCGTTAGGTGACGAGAAAAACATAACAAACGCTATCATAATTCATCTGGTAATGTCAAAAGTTGACACCGTTACTCGGTCAAAGTGGGAGGAACAGTTGGATTATGATAAGCTGCCATTATGGCGTGAGTGTGAGGCAGCATTAAATAAACGCTACCAACATTTATCTGCCGATGAAGCCTCAACGTCGAGGCTAAAGCCGTCAAGCAGTCACAGCATTCAGAAACCCCACCTTCATGCCGGAAGGACAAAAGCTGCCTTAGTgacttcaaatataaaacaGCCGGTGTGTCCGCACTGTAAATCAAATGATCATAGTATACCCGCGTGTCCTACTTTTAAAATTCTCTCTGCTCAGCAGCGATTTGAGTTTGCTAAATCAGTCCCCTTATGTATAAATTGTTTGCGAAAGGGGCACTCAGTTTCAAAGTGCAAAGCGGATCGGTGTCGTGTTTGCAACCGTTCGCATCACACGTTGCTGCACCAGTACCCTGTATCCTTTGCAACTGCACCACAACTTTCGACCTCGCATGCCATGCACACGACGAGTACGCCAGATCGGGTTATGTTGGCTACAGCCGTAGTCAACGTAAAAGGTAGCTCCGGAGAGTACCTTCCTGCACGAGCCTTGCTGGATTCTGGATCTCAGGTGAATTTCATGACAGAGGATTTGGCGCAGAAATTACGAATTCGTCGCGAAAGTACGACCTTAAATATTATCGGCATCGGAAATGCAACCAAAAAAGTAAGGACGAAATTAAATACGTTTGTAAAATCGCGGGTCAATAATTATGAGTTTTCGGCACAGTTTTGGATAATGCGATCCATTTCAGCCAGCCATCCAGATCGTAACGTAAATATTAATGGCTggaaaattcctaaaaacattAGCTTAGCGGACCCAGAATTTCACAAGGCTCAAAAGGTAGATCTTTTGTTAGGTGCTGAAACATTTTTCGAGCTTTTAGCTGTAGTCCAGATCAAGGCCAGCCCCAATCACCCAACACTGCAAAAGACACTTTTAGGCTGGGTTGTGTCTGGCAAATACGCCTCCAACCAACGTCCTCCTCCCACAGTCAGTAGCACATTATGCCATACTGAACAAGATCTAGCAAATATAGATTCCATTATCCAAAGGTTCTGGGCGATGGAAGAAATACCTTCAGTTTCTAGCTCAACAAAATTCACACCTGAACAAATagagtgtgaaaaatttttcgtaaaaactaCTAAAGTTTTGCCTTCAGGAAGGCTTCAAGTAAGACTGCCTTTCAAAGATGACCGTAAGTTACTCGGTAATTCCTATGAAACCGCGTCTCGGCGGTGTCAGGCCCTGGAGAGAAAGACCTTGAAAGATCCAGAGCTTCGTCAAATGTATCTGGACTTCATGAATGAATACATCGAATTGGGTCACATGAGCCCAACAAATAATAAGATCCCGAGTGAGCCACACTACTTCATTCCGCATCAATGCGTTCTTGGGCCTGAAAGTACGACGACAAAATTACGTGTTGTTTTCGACGCATCAAGTCGTACCTCTTCTCAAATTGCGTTGAATGAAATCTTGATGGTTGGGCCGACCATTCAAGAAGAGCTGTATTCAACACTTCTTCGTTTTTGTttgcataaatatgcatttacggcGGACATTACTAAAATGTACCGCCAAATTCTCATGCACGAAGAAGATAACAACTTTCAGCTTGTAGTGTGGGGCAGCATCCCTCTGAGCCACTTCAAATCTTTCGACTTAACACCGTAA